Within the Microbacterium sp. 1S1 genome, the region CTTCTCCCGCCACTGCGCGAAGTCGAAGCGAACCCGAGATGCGATGTCACCGTTTTTCGCCGACCGGCAGAGATCATCCCTTCCGAAAGCCCACTGCACTGCGGACGGGCGATGCTAGACGCTGGCTTCGGCGGACGCAGAGAGAGGCGCCTCCAGAGCCTCAACGGCTGAGATCATGTCGGCGATGGAGCCAAACCGCGCGGACTCGTCGAGACTGGTCGCGCGGTTCACAATGTCACCGACCGGGCCGCTGGCGACACCCAGTCGGGTCTTGCCAGTGAAGATGAACGAGATGATTACCCCTGCGGCGTAGATGTCGTTTGTGGGCTTGAAGTCTCTGAAGGATTCCAGGAGCGGGTCGATGATCGATCCCTTCATCTCCGTCTCCGTCCGCGTGAACTCAGAGTCCCGATGCTTGTGCAGTCCGAAGTCTGACAGCTTCACGAGCACGGCGCCCATGTCGTACTTCTTGATGAGGATGTTGTTGCGGCTGATGTCCCGATGGAGCGTGCCGCGGAGGTGGAGGTAGTTGAGCCCGTACAGGAACTGGAGGGTCACACGCTTGCGTGTTGGCCAGGTGATAGTGGAATTCCCCTTACGTATGTACTCGCCCAAGGTCTCATCGCAGTACTCCATGGTGAATGAGTTGCGGTTCGGATCGTAGTCATAGGCCTCGACGATGTAGGGGAAACGGATTGACCGCAGCAGTTCGAATTCTGCTCGGAAGCGAGCGAGGTCTCGCTCGGAGATGTTGGCCTTGGCTCGCTTCACCGCGAACGTTTCGTTGTACAGTGCGTCGTCGTACTTGTGTACCAGCGCGAAGGAACCTTCCCCGACGAGTGTGAGGACCGGCGGGGCATCGCTCCTGCGTTGTGGAGCTGGCGCTGAGGTGAACATCACGGCCTCGTAGCGCTCGATCTCTATTCGTTCGACTGAGTCCGGGATCGGACTTCCTCCCGAGTAGACCAGGAACGATTTGCACTCTTCGATGAGCTTTCTGTAGTCCTCGCGCACCTCGAAGGTCACACCGGCACGCTTGAGCGATTTCCTCATGTCGCTGATCTGCTGGATCAGGTCCATGAGGTCACGACTGTCGCCCGCGTTGAAGTGACGCCCAATGGTCATCTTCGTGTTCATGAACCGGAAGTGGCCGTTGAGCCTCTCGTGTAGGACCGCGAAGATGCCATCGAGCGGTGGGGCCTCCGCTGAATACAACGCCAGGTATTCCGGCTCGGCATCATCGGGGTCGATATCTGTCGCCAGCCCGCGCGCGACATCGTCCAGCGTGACCATATGCTCATCCTGGCAGAACGGGAGCGGGCGCCTCGGTACCGCAGCGTTCGCTGAAGCAGCGTCAGCGCTGCCGCCGGTACGAGAGACTGGGCGGATGACCACCCTGCCTGACATCACTCTCCTGCCGGTTCGGCACCTGCTACAGCTAGAGGCGAGGGTCGTGCATGAACTTCGGCGGCGCGACCTGGTACGGACGAACAACAAGCCGTTGGGCGATATCGCAGAGCACGTTGTCTGGCTGGCCCGTGGCGGAGTACTGGAACCCAACTCGACCAAGTCGCACGACATCACCACCGCCGCTGGCTGGCGCATCCAGGTGAAGGCGATGGCCAACCGCGCAGCCGGGCCCGGCGCGCGCTTTAGCCCGTTCCGGAGCGCGGACTACGACACCGCAGTGTTCCTCGTTTTCGGTGCCGAGTTCGACATCGTTGAGGCCATTGAAGTCGAAGCGGCCCTGATCGAGGAGCGCGTGCGGTTCGTCGCGCACGTCGCGGGCCGCCAGCCCAGCCTCACCCAGGTGCGCGCGCTCGGCAACGACGTGACCGCAGAGATGCAGTCGGCGTATGAGCAAATCGATGATCAGCCGCTTGCGGGGCGCGACAGCGTCCGCTCTGGCCAGGCGGGCGACGGCGCCGGCCCTGGCGAAGTTCGTCGGCAGAGGCCTTAGGCGTCCGAGAGACAACGGATTCCCGCGCCGTTGCGGCACTGTCGGCCGGTTGTCATAGACGTGCTCTACGTTGGGACCCATGCAAGAGAAGAAATCTGCGCTTGAACAGCACATCGCCGTGTTCGGGGAAAGCGGAAGCGGCAAGACCGTGCTGGTGTCGTCCTTCTATGGCGCGGCGCAGGAAGCATCGTTCTTGAAGCAAAGCCTCTATCGCGTCGTGGCCGAGGACATCGGTCAAGGCGCCCGACTGAACCGCAACTATCTCGGTATGCGAGACGAAGCCAGAGCCCCCGACCTCACCCGCTTTGCGGCGACGTCATACGCCTTCTCGATCAAGTTGAAGGATCCGCCAAACCAGAAGGCGTCCAAGGCGCAACCGTTCCACGCGTTGCGACTTGTCTGGCACGACTACCCCGGTGATTGGTTCGAGCAGGGTGCGAGTGGCGAAGAGGCACGGCGCCGCGTCGACACGTTTCGCTCACTCCTCGGGTCAGACGTTGCGTTGCTGCTCGTCGATGGTCAGCGCCTACTGGATCATGCAGGCGACGAAGAACGCTACTTGAAGTCACTCTTCAGCAACTACGCCAACGGACTCCTCGCGCTCAAGGACGATCTGCTCGAGGAGGGGACGCCACTTGCGCAGTTCCCGCGCATCTGGATCGTGGCGCTGTCGAAGGCGGACCTGCTTCCTCACATGGACGTTTTCAAGTTCCGAGACCTGCTCGACCTGAACGCCGCCGACGACCTCGACGAGCTGCGTAAGGTGCTCGCTGGCTTCGTTCAGAATCCAAGCGCGATGTCAGTCGCCGAAGACTTCCTCTTGTTGTCATCAGCGAAGTTCGAGCCGAACAAGATCGAAGTCGACAAGCGCGTCGGGATCGACCTCGTTCTGCCCGTGGCCGCATTGCTTCCGCTTGAGCGCCATGCGAAGTGGGCGAGGCTCGGGCAGCTTCCGACCAAGGTCGCTCAGAGCATCATCAGCGGCGGGTCAAAGCTTCTAGCCGCCGCGCTCCTCGGCAAGCAGAATAAGGGCAAGCTCGGTGCCGTCCTCGCGATGCTAAGCCCAGACGTCATTGATGAAGCAGCTCAGATGGCCGGCGACAAGCTCCGTGAGCTGAACGCGCAGGCGCTTGCCAAGCACAATTTCGTCACTGCGACGCTGACGCAGTTCCAGATGGACTTGGATAAGGGGGAGGAAGATGATGTTCTCCTTCGGAGCCTGACGTGATGCTTCAGCCGGGTTCATACATCTGGGCGACGCGAGGTCGAGAGTGGGGCTTCCGTTTCCTCCGCGATGGCGGGTACGACGATCCCCTCCCGGTCTACGAAGACGCGTTCGATGGGGTGGCTGAGCAACGCACGGTCATGAGACGAGTTGGTGATGTGCTGGCGATTCGCTTCTTGGATCCGGAAGGAAGGGAAGACCACGCGCGTCGGCCCATTTCTCACGACTTCGTTGTCCGCGCGACAGGCTCCTCCCGTCTGCCGGACATGACCATTGCAGCGCGAGTCGCCTGGGAGTCCGTGGCCGAGGAGTACGCCGGTATGTGGAATGCGGAGGCGCCGTAGCACTGGGCACCGCTCAGGGCATAGGTGCGACGTGACCCGTCCAGCCCGTTCCGTCCCACCACCGGATGGAACCGACCCTGTCGTCGTACCACCCTGCAGGAATCGTAGGCGCCGACTGACGGTGCTCCGTCCATGCGGCGCCGTTCCACCAACGTAGCCCGACACTTGCGCCGTCGGTGTACCAGCCTGCTGAGGGCATCATCGGCGTTGCGTCAACGACTGTCCCAGGGCTGTCTGCGTCGGCATTTTGGGAAGATTGATCCGCGGCTTCACCTTTGCCTTCGCGCCGCTTCTGGAATAGTCGTACAGTGCCGTACGCGAGGCCTCCAATGGCGGCGATAGCTGCCAGGTCTCTCAGCCTGAGGTCCGCTTCGCCCGCTCCGGACGAGTCATCGACGGCGCCTTCGACGCTCTCGCAGTCGCACTCATACTGTAGGCATTCCCACTCGTGCGAGTGCCAGCACCAATGCTCACATTCACCTTCGCACTCCCACGACCACTCGTGCGTGCAGAAGTCCGCCACCGTCATCGACACAGCGGTCTACTAGGACGAGCGCGTTCCTGAGGCACGGCCTGATCTTATCGGTCTGAGGATGTGCCGTTGGTATGTGAGCTCCTAACCCGCGAGCCTCAGCTAGCAGGGCCGACTCAGGCCTGCAGGACGTGCTCAGCGTCTTGCAGACCGGGGCGAACGACCCTTGGACCTGGGCGCAGTGGTAGAACGTGGCGCTGCCCGAAGCGGCTTCATCCCGCAACATCACGCAGCTCTGCGAAGGGCGTCTCGAGGAGTCGCTACTGGCTGCCCGACACGACGCCTGGTCGTGGAGCAGCTGAGCCCGTGGCGGACGTCACGCCTCCGCTGTCCCGAACGGTCAGCATGCATGCGCACTAACGTTGGAGCGGCAGAGAGGGCCCTCGCTGTCAGCGGAGCGTGCGGTTGCGGAACTCGTCGCCCACTTCGGTCAGCAGCAACAGACCTTCCTTGAACGGGAGGTTGAGGTTACGGATGACGCTCTCGATCTTCTTCTTCTCGACCGAAAGCTCACTCTTGTAGGTGGCGCGGTGCGCGGCGTTCAGAGCCTCTCGGATCTTCCGAGCCTTCCGGTCTTCCCCCGTAGGTGGAGCCTTCACGTACTCGAGTTCGGCGACGCCTTCGAACCAGAGTCGGGTAGCGATGCCGTCGGTGCGCTTCGGCAAGTCGCGACGCGCGACCTTCTCCTCCGGCGACATCCCGACACCTCGCCTTACTGCTTCTACGTCCTCGGCTCGGCGGTCACCCTCAAGGTCCACCGGAGCGCGAGCTGGTGCGGGAGCCGTCACGGCCTCGGGCTCCACCTCGGTCGTGGCGAGCCCGAGCTCAGATCGGAGCTTGGCTACTTCGGCGCGGAGCTTGACGACTTCAGTATCCACTCCGGCCGGGGCGGGAGTGGGAACTGGCGAAGCTAGCGTCGTGGGGGCCGCGGTGTGCCCCTTGAACGACGCGTTCAGCGCGCTCCTGTACTCGCGTGGAGACCCTGAGAAGTGCGCGATGTTCCCGTCGCGGAAGTTGATGCGGAACTGTACCGTGTCGTCTTTGAAGGCCTTGGGCACCAGTCCGCCAACCAGGGCTCCGACGGGCCCGGCGATGATGCTGCCAGCGACGATCCCGGCGCCTCCTGCGGCGTAGTTGTATTCCTTGCCGGTTCCGACGATGTCAACGGAGGAGACGGTGTTGGCGTTCAAGTCCCAGCTCCCCGAGGGGAGGCGGGTGAGCGAGCCGAACCCGATGGCGTAGACACCGATCTTCGGCAGCGTGCCACCAATGTACTTGAGGGTCATGGCATGAGCTTACTGACGATGACCCCGTCAATCAGGGCAGGGCGCATACACGTTCTCCACTGCCTTTCCCCACACCCAGCACCAGAACACCTGCTCCTCGGCCCCGAACTCGACGCCCGCGGCGAGCGGCGTGGACCTGGGTACCAACGAGGACGGCTACGCAATGGTGTTCGATGTCTTCAAGGCCGAGGATGGCTCCGAGCGAGCCTGTCTAGGCTCCGGCCTGGTGCACGAAGCGGTCTGCAGTGCCGGGGCGCGCGGCCGATAACGTCGCAAGATTCGACCTCGACTCGCTCTGACTCGCCTGCCGGGGGTCCTGACCCCTGATGAGTGGTGCCGACGCTGCGGCGCCGAGGGCGCTGCTCGGGACACGGTCATCCGTCGACTCGCGCACGAGCCGCTGGGGTGGCGACCCACCGTCCTTGAGGTCGCGGTGCGTCGTCGCGGACAAAGGTGTCGGTGCTTCCGCGGGCTACCTCACCGCCGCACTGCACGCAGCCACCAACGTGACCCCATCGCGACGAGTCCAGAGTTGCGGGCCACCCCCGCGATTGGGAGACATGCCCTAGCTCTGGGCCTCGCCGAGGCGCGCTTCGTGCGTGAGCTCGGCGCGGAGACCGCCGCCGGTCGCAGCCCGGGCAAGAGCGCGACCCAGCGCAGGTGCCTGCTTGAACAAATTGTGACCGGCCACAAAAAGGACAGAGCCTGCCTCCCACACGGCCACGCCGTCCTCACTCCACGGGAGATCGGTCACCCAGCAGTGAAGGAAGTCGCGCGGCTCCGGGTGGAGACCGGGCAGCGCCCGTGTCACGTACTCGCGTGCGCGTTCGTCCAGCGATCGAATCGCCGCCGGGTCGATGAAAGTTCCGTCGTCGCGGACGCGGACGGTGTCGCTGAGTCCGACCGAATAGCTGCTGTTGCCCGGTAGCGGCGTCGCGTAGACGCCGACTTCGCCGAAGACGCCGCTGCTGTCCTGCAGGCACGCGACTCGTTCCGGGGCGGCGGCTTTCACGTCGAAGGTCAGCCTGACGTGAGCGGCAAGGCGAACCGGCAGCGACAGGCCGACGCTGCGTGCCAGGCGGGCGGTTTCGCGGCCGGCGCACACGATCACCTTGGAGTAAACAGCCCGGTCGGTGACGCTGCGCACCTCGACCGTCCCGTCGGCGCGGGGATCGATGGAGATGACCTCACCGGTGGTGACCGCATCTGCGAGGGCACCCGTTAGTGCCGTGATCGCGGCGCGGGTGCGGATCGCGCCGCCCGACTCGTCGAGCACCGCTGGCCCCGAGTACCCAGCAAGCAGCGGCATCCGCTGGGCGACCTCGGCCGCATCGATCTCGTGCGCTACCACGCCGCCGACCTGGTCGAGCACCCGCAGCCGCGCCAGGGCGCTGTCTCCGATCGCCAGGACACCGTCTGATGAGACCAGCTCGACGTCGAAGTGTTCGGACCACTCATCCCATACGCCGCGGCTTTCGCGCGCGAAAGCGACGAGTCGCGGGTCGTCGTGGGCATGCCGGAAGATCCGCGACTCGCCTGCGGACTGACCCGTCCCGGGCACACCAGCCTCGTACAAGCGCACCGGCACGCCCTGCTCCCGCAGCGCGTACGCCGTCGAGAGACCGACGATCCCGCCCCCGATCACTGCTACCTCGGGTGAACGCGTCGTGGCAACGCCGTCGTCAGTTCCTGTCATCGCGGTTTCCCGATCTGTTGGTGATCAGCGGTAGGCCGAAAGGGAAGGGGCCGCTGCCACGATGTCAGCGGGCTGTGTAAGCCCGAAGTCACCGCGCGCCGCGACTCTTTCTGGGTCAGTACTCCCCGGTCTGTGGTTTCAGGCGGGGAGTTTGGAGCCCAGGACGTCGAGCTTCTCGATCGTCGGCTCGCTGAACAGTTTGCCCGTCTGCTCGCCGAGAGCGGTCGCAACTGCGCCGGACAGGTGCGCGTCGCGGCCGGCGTCATCGGGGAACACGTCGAAGATCCCGAATGAGGACGGGCCGAGACGGATCGCGAACCACGCGGTGGTGGCCGGTTCCTCCTCGACGAGCCCTCGCCCGATGCCGAGAAACTCCTGGACCTCGTCTTCCTTGCCGGGCAGGGCCTCCAGCCTGACAAGCAGTCCCTTCGTGACGCTCATGACGTCACCTCTTCCTGGGTCGAACTGCTCGCAAATTTCGCCACGATCGTATCGCAGAACGCAGGCAGGTCGTCGGGTGAGCGGCTGGTGATCAGGTTCCCGTCGACCACGACATCCTGGTCAACGACCTCCGCTCCGGCGTTGCGCAGATCCGTGCGGATGCTCGGGAAGGACGTCAAGGTGCGACCTCCGACCACGCCAGCCTCGATCAACGTCCAAGGCCCGTGACAGATCGCGGCAATGGGCTTGCCAGTTTCGACGAAGTCGCGGACGAAGGAGACGGCGTCCTTGTCGACCCGGAGCTGGTCGGGGTTCACCGTGCCGCCGGGAAGCAGCAGGGCGTCGTAGTCGCCCACCGAGGCGTCGGCGACCAACCCGTCGACGGTGAACGTGCCCGCTTCATCCAGGTCGTTCTTACGGGCCTTGATCTCGCCGTCGTGGATCGAAAGGACCTCGGTCTGAGCGCCGGCCCGTTCCAGTGCTTCGCGGGGTTGCTCGAGCTCAACGCGTTCGACTCCGTCGGCGGCGAGGATCGCGACCCTCTTGCCCTGAAGTTCTGCTGCCATCTC harbors:
- a CDS encoding type 1 glutamine amidotransferase domain-containing protein → MAAELQGKRVAILAADGVERVELEQPREALERAGAQTEVLSIHDGEIKARKNDLDEAGTFTVDGLVADASVGDYDALLLPGGTVNPDQLRVDKDAVSFVRDFVETGKPIAAICHGPWTLIEAGVVGGRTLTSFPSIRTDLRNAGAEVVDQDVVVDGNLITSRSPDDLPAFCDTIVAKFASSSTQEEVTS
- a CDS encoding DUF2510 domain-containing protein, which codes for MTVADFCTHEWSWECEGECEHWCWHSHEWECLQYECDCESVEGAVDDSSGAGEADLRLRDLAAIAAIGGLAYGTVRLFQKRREGKGEAADQSSQNADADSPGTVVDATPMMPSAGWYTDGASVGLRWWNGAAWTEHRQSAPTIPAGWYDDRVGSIRWWDGTGWTGHVAPMP
- a CDS encoding protein kinase family protein, which encodes MVTLDDVARGLATDIDPDDAEPEYLALYSAEAPPLDGIFAVLHERLNGHFRFMNTKMTIGRHFNAGDSRDLMDLIQQISDMRKSLKRAGVTFEVREDYRKLIEECKSFLVYSGGSPIPDSVERIEIERYEAVMFTSAPAPQRRSDAPPVLTLVGEGSFALVHKYDDALYNETFAVKRAKANISERDLARFRAEFELLRSIRFPYIVEAYDYDPNRNSFTMEYCDETLGEYIRKGNSTITWPTRKRVTLQFLYGLNYLHLRGTLHRDISRNNILIKKYDMGAVLVKLSDFGLHKHRDSEFTRTETEMKGSIIDPLLESFRDFKPTNDIYAAGVIISFIFTGKTRLGVASGPVGDIVNRATSLDESARFGSIADMISAVEALEAPLSASAEASV
- a CDS encoding TRAFAC clade GTPase domain-containing protein; translation: MQEKKSALEQHIAVFGESGSGKTVLVSSFYGAAQEASFLKQSLYRVVAEDIGQGARLNRNYLGMRDEARAPDLTRFAATSYAFSIKLKDPPNQKASKAQPFHALRLVWHDYPGDWFEQGASGEEARRRVDTFRSLLGSDVALLLVDGQRLLDHAGDEERYLKSLFSNYANGLLALKDDLLEEGTPLAQFPRIWIVALSKADLLPHMDVFKFRDLLDLNAADDLDELRKVLAGFVQNPSAMSVAEDFLLLSSAKFEPNKIEVDKRVGIDLVLPVAALLPLERHAKWARLGQLPTKVAQSIISGGSKLLAAALLGKQNKGKLGAVLAMLSPDVIDEAAQMAGDKLRELNAQALAKHNFVTATLTQFQMDLDKGEEDDVLLRSLT
- a CDS encoding NAD(P)/FAD-dependent oxidoreductase, with protein sequence MTGTDDGVATTRSPEVAVIGGGIVGLSTAYALREQGVPVRLYEAGVPGTGQSAGESRIFRHAHDDPRLVAFARESRGVWDEWSEHFDVELVSSDGVLAIGDSALARLRVLDQVGGVVAHEIDAAEVAQRMPLLAGYSGPAVLDESGGAIRTRAAITALTGALADAVTTGEVISIDPRADGTVEVRSVTDRAVYSKVIVCAGRETARLARSVGLSLPVRLAAHVRLTFDVKAAAPERVACLQDSSGVFGEVGVYATPLPGNSSYSVGLSDTVRVRDDGTFIDPAAIRSLDERAREYVTRALPGLHPEPRDFLHCWVTDLPWSEDGVAVWEAGSVLFVAGHNLFKQAPALGRALARAATGGGLRAELTHEARLGEAQS
- a CDS encoding putative quinol monooxygenase — protein: MSVTKGLLVRLEALPGKEDEVQEFLGIGRGLVEEEPATTAWFAIRLGPSSFGIFDVFPDDAGRDAHLSGAVATALGEQTGKLFSEPTIEKLDVLGSKLPA